A genomic window from Streptomyces sp. MST-110588 includes:
- a CDS encoding urease subunit alpha yields the protein MAELTRAAYAGLFGPTTGDRVRLADTDLLIEITEDRSGGPGRAGDEAVFGGGKVIRESMGQSRATRAEGAPDTVITGAVVLDHWGVVKADVGIRDGRIAALGKAGNPDTMDGVHPDLVIGPETEIIAGNGKILTAGAIDTHVHFICPQQVDEALASGVTTLIGGGTGPAEGSKATTVTPGAWHVARMLASMDSSPVNVGLLGKGNTTSRESLRDQLRAGILGFKIHEDWGATPAVLDACLRVCEESGVQLAIHTDTLNEAGFLADTLAAIAGRVIHAYHVEGAGGGHAPDMIAMVSEPNVLPASTNPTRPHTLNTVEEHLDMLMVCHHLNPAVPEDLAFAESRIRPSTIAAEDILHDLGAISIMSSDAQAMGRIGEVVLRTWQTAHVMKKRRGALPGDHLADNHRARRYVAKYTVNPAVAQGIDHEVGSVEDGKLADLVLWDPAFFGVRPHLVIKGGQIAYAQMGDANASIPTPQPVLPRPMFGATGRAPGGNSLNFVAEQAIEDGLPERLGLGKSFRAIRGTRGLTKADMRNNDALPRVRVDPDTFTVTIDGDVVEPDPAAELPMAQRYFLF from the coding sequence GGACCGCTCGGGCGGCCCCGGCCGGGCCGGTGACGAGGCCGTCTTCGGCGGCGGCAAGGTGATCCGCGAGTCGATGGGGCAGTCCCGCGCCACCCGCGCCGAGGGCGCCCCCGACACGGTGATCACCGGGGCGGTGGTGCTGGACCACTGGGGTGTCGTCAAGGCCGACGTGGGCATCCGGGACGGCAGGATCGCCGCACTGGGCAAGGCCGGCAACCCCGACACCATGGACGGCGTCCACCCCGACCTCGTCATCGGCCCGGAGACCGAGATCATCGCGGGCAACGGCAAGATCCTCACCGCCGGCGCCATCGACACCCACGTCCACTTCATCTGCCCGCAGCAGGTGGACGAGGCGCTCGCCTCCGGCGTCACCACGCTCATCGGCGGCGGTACGGGCCCGGCCGAGGGCAGCAAGGCCACCACCGTCACGCCCGGCGCCTGGCACGTCGCCCGGATGCTGGCGTCGATGGACTCCTCGCCGGTCAACGTCGGGCTGCTCGGCAAGGGCAACACCACCTCCCGCGAGTCCCTGCGCGACCAGTTGCGGGCCGGCATCCTCGGCTTCAAGATCCACGAGGACTGGGGCGCGACCCCCGCCGTACTGGACGCGTGTCTGCGCGTGTGCGAGGAGAGCGGCGTCCAGCTCGCCATCCACACCGACACGCTGAACGAGGCCGGGTTCCTCGCCGACACCCTCGCCGCCATCGCGGGCCGCGTCATCCACGCGTACCACGTCGAAGGCGCCGGCGGCGGCCACGCCCCCGACATGATCGCGATGGTCTCCGAGCCGAACGTCCTGCCCGCATCCACCAACCCCACCCGGCCGCACACCCTGAACACCGTCGAGGAACACCTCGACATGCTGATGGTCTGCCACCACCTCAACCCGGCCGTCCCCGAGGACCTGGCCTTCGCCGAGTCCCGCATCCGGCCCTCCACCATCGCGGCCGAGGACATCCTCCACGACCTCGGCGCCATCTCGATCATGTCCTCCGACGCCCAGGCCATGGGCCGCATCGGCGAGGTCGTCCTGCGGACGTGGCAGACCGCGCACGTGATGAAGAAGCGGCGCGGCGCACTGCCCGGCGACCACCTCGCGGACAACCACCGGGCCCGCCGGTACGTCGCCAAATACACCGTCAACCCGGCCGTCGCCCAGGGCATCGACCACGAGGTCGGCTCCGTCGAGGACGGCAAACTCGCCGACCTCGTGCTGTGGGACCCGGCGTTCTTCGGCGTCCGGCCGCACCTGGTCATCAAGGGCGGGCAGATCGCGTACGCGCAGATGGGCGACGCCAACGCCTCCATCCCCACGCCGCAGCCGGTCCTGCCCCGGCCGATGTTCGGCGCCACCGGCCGCGCCCCGGGCGGCAACTCGCTGAACTTCGTGGCCGAGCAGGCCATCGAGGACGGCCTTCCCGAGCGGCTCGGGCTGGGCAAGTCCTTCCGGGCCATCCGCGGCACCCGCGGCCTCACCAAGGCCGACATGCGCAACAACGACGCGCTGCCGCGGGTGCGGGTGGACCCCGACACCTTCACGGTGACCATCGACGGGGACGTGGTCGAACCCGACCCGGCCGCCGAACTGCCCATGGCCCAGCGGTACTTCCTCTTCTGA